In the genome of Nocardioides seonyuensis, one region contains:
- a CDS encoding enoyl-CoA hydratase/isomerase family protein, with product MTDPDFEGDLGLTVDGPVATLWLNRPAKRNAVTQEMWGGIADQVHSVPEDVRVLVLRGVGDHFCAGADIDGLGEVSMADYHAINQRADDALAGFHGPTLAYITGSCVGGGAQLALACDLRIADDTARFGITPARLGILYPAFAVERAVRVIGPSATKHLLYTAEIVDAERALRVGLIDELLPSDEAPARLEELTATLVARSLLTQVGSKAMVDACVEGESIPADLTGSWLDELDAGPDFPEGRAAFAEKRAPRFSWRPGTH from the coding sequence ATGACCGATCCGGACTTCGAGGGTGACCTGGGCCTGACTGTCGACGGCCCTGTCGCGACCCTGTGGCTCAACCGACCCGCCAAGCGCAACGCCGTCACCCAGGAGATGTGGGGAGGCATCGCCGACCAGGTGCACTCGGTCCCCGAGGACGTGCGGGTGCTGGTCCTGCGCGGGGTGGGCGACCACTTCTGCGCCGGCGCCGACATCGACGGGCTCGGCGAGGTCTCGATGGCCGACTACCACGCGATCAACCAGCGCGCCGACGACGCGCTGGCCGGCTTCCACGGCCCCACGCTCGCCTACATCACCGGCTCCTGCGTCGGGGGCGGCGCGCAGCTGGCGCTGGCCTGCGACCTGCGCATCGCCGACGACACCGCGCGCTTCGGCATCACACCCGCCAGGCTCGGCATCCTCTACCCGGCGTTCGCCGTCGAGCGCGCGGTGCGCGTGATAGGCCCCTCCGCGACCAAGCACCTGCTCTACACCGCCGAGATCGTCGACGCGGAGCGGGCGCTGCGGGTCGGGCTCATCGACGAGCTGCTGCCCTCGGATGAGGCTCCTGCCCGGCTCGAGGAGCTCACCGCGACCCTCGTGGCCCGCTCGCTGCTGACCCAGGTCGGCAGCAAGGCGATGGTCGACGCCTGCGTGGAGGGGGAGTCGATCCCCGCCGACCTGACGGGGAGCTGGCTCGACGAGCTCGACGCCGGTCCCGACTTCCCCGAGGGTCGTGCCGCCTTCGCCGAGAAGCGCGCCCCGCGGTTCTCGTGGCGGCCCGGCACCCACTGA
- a CDS encoding succinic semialdehyde dehydrogenase has protein sequence MSEQTPGSGHLVDGPHDPELDPRAAYVLERDYVASLTERLVASTGETDAVSSPVGGRPLAHVPQSSVADVDEAFARARKAQAAWAQTSIDVRAAALLRLHDILLDRQEELIDLIIWESGKARKDAYLEVAHLALTARYYARTAHQHLDTTRVAGMFPVLTRAEVNRVPKGVVGIISPWNYPLTMALCDGIPAVLAGNAVVAKPDAQTTLTALLAARLLEEAGVPREVWQVVAGPGPEVGGALVERADYICFTGSTGTGRLIAKGCAERLIGCSLELGGKNPMLVLRDADVQRAAEGAVRAVFANAGQLCVSMERLFVADQVYDRFVDAFVSRTQAMTLGASLDWSVDMGSLISQSQLDTVTAHVEDAVSKGARVLTGGKPRPDLGPFVFEPTILEGVTAEMKCFGNETFGPVVSLYRFHDENEAVERANDGLYGLNASVWTRDGTRGRALARRIKCGTVNVNEAYGATFGSLGAPMGGMRESGVGRRQGAEGILRYTETQSVGTQRLVPIAPMFGISEERHAKLMTSSLRLLNKLGRA, from the coding sequence ATGAGTGAGCAGACCCCCGGTTCCGGACACCTCGTCGACGGCCCGCACGACCCCGAGCTCGACCCTCGCGCGGCCTACGTGCTGGAGCGTGACTACGTCGCCTCGCTCACCGAGCGCCTGGTCGCCTCCACGGGCGAGACCGACGCGGTGAGCTCGCCGGTCGGGGGGCGTCCGCTCGCCCACGTGCCGCAGTCGAGCGTGGCCGACGTCGACGAGGCCTTCGCGCGTGCGCGCAAGGCTCAGGCAGCCTGGGCGCAGACCTCGATCGACGTGAGGGCCGCGGCCCTGCTGCGTCTCCACGACATCCTCCTCGACCGCCAGGAGGAGCTGATCGACCTGATCATCTGGGAGTCCGGGAAGGCCCGCAAGGACGCCTACCTCGAGGTGGCCCACCTGGCCCTCACCGCGCGCTACTACGCGCGGACCGCTCACCAGCACCTCGACACCACGCGGGTCGCAGGCATGTTCCCCGTCCTCACCCGGGCCGAGGTCAACCGCGTGCCCAAGGGTGTCGTCGGCATCATCTCGCCGTGGAACTACCCGCTCACGATGGCGCTGTGCGACGGGATCCCCGCCGTGCTCGCGGGCAACGCCGTGGTCGCCAAGCCCGACGCGCAGACCACCCTGACCGCGTTGCTGGCCGCCAGGCTCCTCGAGGAGGCAGGCGTGCCGCGCGAGGTGTGGCAGGTCGTGGCCGGCCCCGGTCCCGAGGTGGGCGGAGCGCTCGTGGAGCGCGCCGACTACATCTGCTTCACCGGCTCGACCGGCACCGGCCGGCTCATCGCCAAGGGGTGCGCCGAGCGGCTGATCGGCTGCTCGCTCGAGCTCGGTGGCAAGAACCCCATGCTGGTCCTGCGTGACGCCGACGTGCAGCGCGCCGCCGAGGGCGCGGTCCGTGCGGTCTTCGCCAACGCCGGGCAGCTGTGCGTCTCGATGGAGCGCCTCTTCGTCGCCGACCAGGTCTACGACCGCTTCGTCGACGCCTTCGTGTCGCGCACCCAGGCGATGACGCTGGGTGCCAGCCTCGACTGGTCCGTCGACATGGGCTCGCTGATCTCGCAGTCCCAGCTCGACACGGTGACCGCGCACGTGGAGGACGCGGTGTCCAAGGGAGCGCGCGTGCTCACCGGCGGCAAGCCACGGCCCGACCTCGGGCCCTTCGTCTTCGAGCCCACCATCCTGGAGGGGGTCACCGCCGAGATGAAGTGCTTCGGCAACGAGACCTTCGGCCCGGTGGTCTCCCTCTACCGCTTCCACGACGAGAACGAGGCGGTCGAGCGCGCCAACGACGGCCTCTACGGCCTCAACGCCTCGGTCTGGACCCGCGACGGCACCCGCGGCCGCGCGCTGGCGCGTCGCATCAAGTGCGGCACCGTCAACGTCAACGAGGCCTACGGCGCCACCTTCGGCTCGCTGGGTGCTCCGATGGGCGGCATGCGCGAGTCTGGCGTGGGTCGCCGGCAGGGGGCCGAGGGCATCCTGCGCTACACCGAGACGCAGTCCGTCGGGACGCAGCGACTGGTGCCCATCGCGCCGATGTTCGGGATCTCCGAGGAGCGGCACGCCAAGCTGATGACCTCCTCGTTGCGCCTGCTCAACAAGCTGGGCCGGGCATGA
- a CDS encoding GMC oxidoreductase — protein sequence MSQSSPSRHYDVLVIGSGFGGSVSALRLTEKGYSVGVLEAGARFEDDDFPDTSFDAKRYIFAPALGMYGIQRIDMVKDCMILAGAGVGGGSLVYANTLYEPLDPFYRDPSWAHITDWKSELAPYYDQAKRMLGVIENPLMTPSDEVMKQVADDMGVGDTFHPTPVGVFFGGPGQTHHDTVPDPFFGGVGPDRNPCKACGECMTGCRFNAKNTLVKNYLYLAEQNGAEVHPLTTVTRVRPRAGGGYEVTARWTKAKLSRSKAVKTFTADQVIFSAAALGTQKLLHKLKGEGDLPGISDRLGVLTRTNSEAILGALAPDTSVDYTRGVAITSSWHPDESTHIEPVRYGKGSNAMAFMQTVLTDQVPGENRIKSWLKELWAKRREALDLYDMKHWSERTVIALVMQTLDNSITTIGVKGRFGWRMSSKQGHGEPNPTYIPVAYEATRRIADVMGGTPGGNIGEPFERPLTAHFIGGCTIGDSPETGVVDAYQRLYGHEGLHVVDGSAISANLGVNPSLTITAQAERAMAYWPNKGEVDQRPALGQPYAQLNPVAPKNPVVPEAAPAALRLPIVSVS from the coding sequence ATGAGCCAGTCCAGCCCGAGCCGGCACTACGACGTCCTCGTCATCGGGTCAGGCTTCGGCGGCTCCGTCTCGGCGCTCCGGCTGACCGAGAAGGGCTACTCCGTCGGGGTGCTCGAGGCGGGCGCGAGGTTCGAGGACGACGACTTCCCCGACACCTCCTTCGACGCCAAGCGCTACATCTTCGCCCCGGCGCTGGGCATGTACGGCATCCAGCGCATCGACATGGTCAAGGACTGCATGATCCTGGCCGGCGCAGGGGTCGGTGGCGGCTCGCTGGTCTATGCCAACACGCTCTACGAGCCGCTCGACCCGTTCTACCGCGATCCGTCGTGGGCGCACATCACCGACTGGAAGTCCGAGCTGGCGCCCTACTACGACCAGGCCAAGCGCATGCTCGGCGTCATCGAGAACCCCCTCATGACGCCGTCGGACGAGGTCATGAAGCAGGTGGCCGACGACATGGGGGTGGGGGACACCTTCCATCCCACGCCGGTGGGCGTCTTCTTCGGTGGTCCCGGGCAGACCCACCACGACACGGTGCCGGATCCCTTCTTCGGCGGCGTCGGCCCCGACCGCAACCCGTGCAAGGCGTGCGGCGAGTGCATGACCGGATGTCGCTTCAACGCCAAGAACACCCTGGTGAAGAACTACCTCTACCTCGCCGAGCAGAACGGCGCCGAGGTGCACCCGTTGACCACCGTCACCCGGGTGCGACCGCGCGCCGGGGGCGGCTACGAGGTCACTGCCAGGTGGACCAAGGCAAAGCTCTCGCGCAGCAAGGCGGTGAAGACCTTCACGGCCGACCAGGTGATCTTCTCCGCCGCGGCGCTCGGCACCCAGAAGCTCCTCCACAAGCTCAAGGGAGAGGGCGACCTGCCCGGCATCAGCGACCGTCTCGGGGTGCTGACCCGCACCAACTCCGAGGCGATCCTGGGAGCGCTCGCACCGGACACCTCGGTCGACTACACCAGAGGGGTGGCGATCACCTCGTCGTGGCACCCCGACGAGAGCACCCACATCGAGCCGGTCCGCTACGGCAAGGGATCCAACGCGATGGCCTTCATGCAGACGGTGCTGACCGACCAGGTCCCGGGTGAGAACCGCATCAAGTCCTGGCTCAAGGAGCTGTGGGCCAAGCGCAGGGAGGCCCTCGACCTCTACGACATGAAGCACTGGTCGGAGCGGACCGTCATCGCGCTGGTCATGCAGACCCTCGACAACTCGATCACCACCATCGGCGTCAAGGGCCGCTTCGGTTGGCGCATGTCGAGCAAGCAGGGTCACGGCGAGCCCAACCCGACCTACATCCCGGTCGCCTACGAGGCCACGCGCCGCATCGCCGACGTCATGGGCGGAACCCCCGGCGGCAACATCGGCGAGCCGTTCGAGCGACCGCTGACCGCCCACTTCATCGGCGGCTGCACGATCGGGGACTCCCCCGAGACCGGTGTGGTGGACGCCTACCAGCGGCTCTACGGCCACGAAGGGCTCCACGTCGTCGACGGGTCGGCCATCTCGGCCAACCTGGGGGTCAATCCCTCGCTGACGATCACCGCCCAGGCGGAGCGGGCGATGGCCTACTGGCCCAACAAGGGCGAGGTCGACCAGCGCCCCGCCCTGGGCCAGCCCTACGCCCAGCTCAACCCGGTGGCGCCGAAGAACCCGGTCGTCCCCGAGGCGGCTCCCGCGGCGCTGCGGCTCCCGATCGTCTCCGTCAGCTAG